One window of Leptospiraceae bacterium genomic DNA carries:
- a CDS encoding HEAT repeat domain-containing protein, with product MKKKTKLSNLLNKNNLLLFLILLPFSLFSLDVKKNSDSPGSEITPSRVETNKAPLEIDEAEGIKDVEHSGDSSSKKKAKKHSLTPEQLKKKKEIIEKVLKFGSNKERKEAMRELSHLSTEGLDELVKIVSDTLANDTDNGIKVSCLRTLAELEVKTESKNIIEAVNNKSDDVKDAAIHTIQKLKIEEASEELGSFLKNQDFTKSSTLVSATINTLSELESGKNSSEFLENKFRDKTTSLDLRSSIALYFGKIKDNKAESALLDVATDDSEDVTLRSYSVNSLGKMHSPRAVSELRTMLAKINESKSKTDIKKNSGLKLYVISALILLGDKDILKRLNCLRKRR from the coding sequence TTGAAAAAGAAAACGAAGCTCTCAAATCTGCTAAACAAGAATAATTTACTCCTTTTTCTGATTCTTCTTCCCTTCTCTTTATTTTCCTTAGATGTAAAAAAGAATTCAGATTCTCCAGGAAGTGAAATTACTCCATCTCGCGTGGAGACAAACAAAGCTCCTTTAGAAATAGATGAAGCAGAAGGAATCAAAGATGTTGAGCATTCAGGAGACAGCTCATCCAAGAAAAAAGCAAAGAAGCATAGTCTTACTCCTGAACAATTAAAAAAGAAAAAAGAAATCATAGAGAAAGTCCTTAAGTTTGGCTCTAACAAAGAAAGAAAAGAGGCTATGCGTGAGTTGTCGCATCTATCAACAGAAGGACTAGACGAATTAGTTAAAATTGTTTCCGATACTCTCGCAAATGATACTGACAATGGAATCAAAGTATCTTGTCTAAGAACACTTGCAGAGCTGGAAGTAAAAACAGAATCCAAGAATATCATCGAAGCAGTTAATAACAAATCAGATGATGTCAAAGACGCAGCCATTCATACAATTCAAAAACTAAAAATCGAAGAAGCATCCGAAGAACTAGGATCATTTTTAAAGAATCAAGATTTTACAAAGAGTAGCACTCTCGTTTCTGCCACAATTAATACTTTATCAGAACTAGAATCAGGAAAGAACAGTTCTGAATTCTTAGAAAATAAATTTAGAGACAAGACTACAAGCTTAGATTTGCGTTCAAGCATTGCTTTGTATTTTGGAAAGATAAAAGACAATAAAGCAGAGTCTGCACTCTTAGATGTTGCGACTGACGATTCAGAAGATGTAACTCTCCGCTCTTATTCAGTCAATTCATTGGGTAAGATGCATTCTCCTCGAGCAGTATCAGAGCTACGAACAATGCTTGCAAAGATAAATGAATCAAAGAGTAAAACGGATATTAAGAAAAACTCAGGACTAAAACTCTACGTAATCAGTGCACTCATTTTACTTGGAGACAAAGACATTCTTAAAAGACTTAATTGTCTACGCAAAAGACGATGA
- a CDS encoding OmpA family protein — MKHKIIFIIFILAQGCANTEQLRIYNPYPDKDIILERKNVSCNDSSEIKVWYILYGSYPLNTVNTKEIFPSPDYSYKVEQFATGGDKFLSLITGLFFSVSRKTLRVETCQVVKKDALPEKKGEPAIPNSPSQSDIKLGELEKEVAFLKGKISGIESTVAMVSSNPPIENRKPESSTEYTQSRVVANSNKPEEESKEQTQNFAFGKENTARNINQGGLLHSYFLFKTNSFSLNQSEKKKLEKLHSILDKPNSRLLIVGYADKTGKFQSNLSLSWQRALKVKRILIGLGIKESRIQLSAAGETGDSKKSKIAELSRRVDLYLLEENL; from the coding sequence ATGAAACATAAAATTATTTTTATTATTTTTATTTTAGCACAAGGGTGTGCAAATACAGAGCAATTGCGCATATACAATCCATACCCAGATAAGGATATTATTTTAGAGAGAAAGAATGTCTCCTGTAATGATTCATCTGAAATAAAAGTTTGGTATATTTTGTATGGAAGTTATCCTTTAAACACTGTTAATACAAAAGAAATCTTTCCCTCTCCTGATTACTCGTATAAGGTTGAACAATTTGCGACAGGAGGAGATAAATTTTTATCTCTTATCACAGGTTTATTTTTTTCTGTTAGTCGTAAAACATTACGAGTAGAAACCTGCCAAGTTGTAAAAAAGGATGCTCTACCTGAAAAGAAAGGAGAGCCTGCTATTCCTAATTCACCCAGCCAGAGTGATATAAAGCTTGGAGAATTGGAAAAGGAAGTGGCTTTTTTAAAAGGAAAAATTTCAGGTATTGAGTCAACAGTTGCAATGGTTTCATCAAATCCTCCTATCGAAAATCGAAAACCGGAATCTTCTACTGAATACACACAATCCAGAGTTGTAGCTAATTCTAATAAGCCAGAGGAGGAAAGTAAGGAACAAACACAGAATTTCGCTTTTGGTAAAGAAAACACAGCAAGGAATATAAATCAAGGGGGACTACTCCACTCTTATTTTCTTTTTAAAACAAATTCATTTTCACTAAACCAATCAGAGAAAAAAAAATTAGAGAAATTGCATTCGATTTTAGACAAACCTAATTCAAGACTTCTGATCGTAGGCTATGCGGATAAGACTGGTAAGTTTCAATCAAATCTAAGTCTTTCCTGGCAAAGAGCATTAAAGGTTAAAAGAATTTTGATAGGTTTGGGAATAAAGGAATCTCGGATTCAATTATCTGCGGCAGGTGAAACAGGGGATTCAAAGAAAAGTAAAATTGCGGAACTATCTAGAAGAGTAGATTTATATTTACTCGAGGAGAATTTATGA
- a CDS encoding response regulator: protein MTKSKGYFICVDDEVSVLETLREQLLQRFGDTHYVEVADSAENALALIDEIHDSGEVIELIISDQVMPNMKGDKFLEEIHKKLPDAIKILLTGQAGLDSAIRAINHGGLSRYVEKPWNIELLSEDIDELITKFRQNLENLHMLNELNKKILELEKENEALKSAKQE, encoded by the coding sequence ATGACGAAATCTAAAGGTTATTTTATATGTGTCGATGATGAAGTATCGGTTCTCGAGACTCTTCGGGAGCAGTTGTTACAACGATTTGGAGATACTCATTACGTAGAAGTTGCGGATAGTGCAGAAAATGCACTTGCCTTGATCGACGAAATTCACGACAGTGGGGAAGTGATTGAGCTTATCATTTCCGATCAAGTAATGCCTAATATGAAAGGCGATAAGTTTTTGGAAGAGATTCACAAAAAACTTCCAGATGCCATTAAGATTCTGCTTACCGGGCAAGCGGGACTAGATTCTGCGATACGCGCTATAAATCATGGGGGACTCAGTCGTTATGTGGAAAAGCCATGGAATATAGAGTTGCTCAGCGAGGATATAGATGAACTTATTACAAAATTCAGACAAAATCTGGAAAACTTACATATGCTCAATGAACTCAACAAGAAAATCCTCGAACTTGAAAAAGAAAACGAAGCTCTCAAATCTGCTAAACAAGAATAA
- a CDS encoding tetratricopeptide repeat protein — MLEILKEVNEFIDKRETEGNLDKAINKLLELKATNPDMDIICGKLSSAYFYKGLFETANSKKQELYYEHGVNYGKEAITMNPKAIYGNFWYASNVGMLGLCRGMMASLSSIDPMKRSYEIVLKENEKFFFGGPHRALGRIYHQAPGWPISVGNKTKALQHLEKAVELGPDFFNNRLYLAEIYIDIGQKNKAKEQLEWMVKRDPKPEHRVEDIGYKEKGIEILGKYF; from the coding sequence ATGTTGGAAATTTTGAAAGAAGTAAATGAGTTTATCGACAAAAGGGAAACAGAGGGTAATTTAGATAAGGCGATCAATAAGCTTTTAGAATTGAAAGCAACGAATCCAGATATGGATATCATTTGCGGAAAATTATCTAGTGCTTATTTTTACAAAGGTCTTTTCGAAACAGCAAATTCAAAAAAGCAAGAGCTATACTATGAACATGGTGTGAACTATGGAAAAGAAGCCATCACGATGAATCCAAAAGCGATTTACGGTAACTTCTGGTATGCCTCTAATGTTGGTATGCTTGGTCTTTGCCGTGGGATGATGGCTTCTCTCTCATCTATTGACCCGATGAAACGAAGCTATGAAATAGTTCTGAAAGAAAATGAAAAGTTTTTCTTTGGCGGACCTCACCGTGCATTAGGTAGAATCTATCACCAAGCACCGGGCTGGCCTATATCTGTTGGAAACAAAACAAAAGCCCTACAACATTTAGAAAAAGCAGTTGAGTTAGGACCTGATTTTTTCAACAACAGACTCTACCTTGCTGAGATTTACATTGATATAGGACAAAAGAACAAAGCAAAAGAGCAACTGGAATGGATGGTTAAGAGAGATCCAAAACCAGAACATCGTGTGGAAGACATAGGCTACAAAGAAAAAGGAATTGAAATTCTAGGAAAATACTTCTAG
- a CDS encoding HEAT repeat domain-containing protein has protein sequence METKTFLKDLIVYAKDDDPAVRLRAIKQLGEVPDPNVIELVEYKAQRDPNRKVQELAKKIIEEWKQKGVTDSKGQMKNSTTTPDSSSPKPIVEKKENLVLPDKR, from the coding sequence TTGGAGACAAAGACATTCTTAAAAGACTTAATTGTCTACGCAAAAGACGATGATCCTGCTGTGCGGCTAAGAGCGATTAAACAGTTAGGCGAAGTTCCCGATCCAAATGTGATTGAACTTGTAGAATACAAAGCACAAAGAGACCCAAATAGAAAAGTCCAGGAATTAGCAAAGAAAATCATTGAGGAATGGAAACAAAAAGGCGTTACTGATAGTAAGGGACAGATGAAAAATTCTACGACTACTCCGGACTCTTCTTCTCCTAAGCCTATTGTAGAGAAAAAAGAAAACCTAGTTCTACCTGATAAACGCTAA
- a CDS encoding RsmE family RNA methyltransferase, translated as MNRIILEEQELISHSLFRLDSRKSNHILKTLKSQIGDRLKAGLLNVSIGTAIIHSIDTENREVLIRYEEETKDLTHSALSGIRVFSAIQRPQTVKKMIHLCANCGIPELYFFPSEKSEFSYLHSSIWTDRNLLDEIILGLEQGGRVIAPKIQVLKNKYRIKEHLTDSSRFLLDFNHKYLTELSSDLYLKDSIQIVLGPESGLIAEDIDYFLSLGFQNISVSENILRSEVALTFF; from the coding sequence ATGAATCGAATCATTTTAGAAGAGCAGGAATTAATCAGTCATTCCCTATTCCGCCTTGATTCTAGAAAATCCAATCATATCCTAAAAACCCTAAAGTCTCAAATTGGCGATAGACTAAAAGCCGGCTTACTGAATGTATCCATCGGCACAGCAATCATTCATTCGATTGATACCGAAAATCGCGAAGTTCTAATTCGCTATGAAGAGGAAACCAAGGATTTGACGCATAGCGCTCTTTCTGGCATACGAGTATTTTCCGCAATCCAAAGACCTCAGACTGTTAAGAAAATGATTCATCTATGTGCCAATTGCGGAATTCCAGAATTATACTTCTTTCCTTCTGAGAAATCAGAATTCTCTTATTTACATTCCTCCATCTGGACAGACAGAAATTTACTCGATGAGATTATTCTAGGACTAGAACAAGGCGGCAGAGTCATCGCTCCCAAGATTCAAGTCCTAAAGAATAAGTATCGAATCAAAGAGCATCTAACGGACAGTAGCCGCTTTCTACTAGACTTCAACCACAAGTATCTCACTGAACTATCCTCTGATTTATATCTAAAAGATTCCATTCAAATAGTCCTAGGACCAGAGTCAGGCTTAATCGCCGAAGACATAGATTACTTTTTAAGCCTAGGCTTTCAAAATATTTCAGTCTCTGAAAATATTCTTAGAAGTGAAGTAGCACTCACGTTTTTCTAG
- a CDS encoding glycogen/starch/alpha-glucan phosphorylase — MDNNNNKLWDLMDREPIINKENLEKAFAHHLEYTVGKHRNNTTKQDIYEALSFTVRDIIVDRLNETQSNYRAKNPKRVYYLSLEFLIGRTLSNAMINLGLQDLLIDVLDGFGYDLHEIVEYEPDAGLGNGGLGRLAACFMDSLSTLNLPGYGYGIRYEYGIFNQQIENGSQIEKPDAWLQKSGNPWEIIRHEVVYPVHFYGHVETKIDPTGKLMSVWIPLETIVAEAHDYSVPGYNTTTVNNLRLWVAKASEEFNFDYFNHGDYLKAVEDKQKTENISKVLYPNDTTEQGKILRLKQQYFMVASSLLDIINRYKRFNTDFTRFPDEVAIQLNDTHPSIAIPELMRILMDDEKLEWAAAWDITTRVFAYTNHTVLPEALETWKVSLIEFLLPRHAQIVNEINYRFLNEARSSGKLNEHEIMQVSVFHEGPDKLLRMANLAVIGSHSVNGVAALHSDLLTTLVFPAFYKLWPEKFNNKTNGITQRRFLLKANPQLSALIASRIGDDFATDLKKLRGLEAFAADPDFESEWRRIKKENKERLSAIIQHDTGIIVDVNSIFDVQIKRFHEYKRQLLNILHVIGLYIRIQENPYKEVVPRTFIFAGKAAPGYYMAKLIIRFINAVGTVVNNDPKVNGRLKVVFLPNYRVSLAENIFPASDLSEQISTAGTEASGTGNMKFALNGALTVGTLDGANVEIMEEVGEENIYIFGLKTPEVQDLKARGYHPWDFINKSDELQRILTLIKENFFSMSNANLFRPIYDNLVNQDNYLLMADFDSYSACQRVISNEFKDQALWTKKSILNVARIGKFSSDRTIQEYADQIWNVKPVDVKSPSLKYQIHKK, encoded by the coding sequence ATGGATAATAACAATAATAAATTATGGGATTTAATGGATCGAGAACCAATTATAAACAAAGAAAATCTCGAAAAAGCATTTGCGCATCATTTAGAATATACAGTCGGAAAACACCGAAATAATACTACCAAACAAGACATTTACGAAGCTCTTAGCTTTACAGTGCGCGATATAATCGTTGATCGCTTAAATGAAACCCAATCTAATTACAGAGCCAAGAATCCAAAAAGAGTCTATTACCTCTCACTAGAATTTTTGATTGGTAGAACTCTTTCCAATGCGATGATCAATTTAGGATTACAGGATTTACTCATTGATGTTCTAGATGGTTTCGGATATGATTTACATGAAATCGTAGAATACGAGCCCGATGCAGGACTAGGAAATGGTGGTTTAGGAAGACTTGCGGCTTGTTTTATGGATTCTCTCTCCACTCTCAATCTTCCCGGTTATGGTTACGGGATTCGTTATGAGTATGGAATCTTCAATCAACAAATAGAAAACGGCTCTCAGATTGAAAAGCCAGATGCATGGTTACAAAAAAGTGGTAATCCATGGGAAATCATTCGACACGAAGTAGTATATCCCGTTCATTTCTACGGACATGTGGAAACTAAGATTGACCCAACCGGAAAACTCATGTCAGTATGGATTCCGCTTGAAACGATAGTCGCCGAAGCTCATGACTATTCTGTTCCGGGTTACAACACGACTACTGTAAATAACCTTCGTCTCTGGGTTGCAAAAGCTTCCGAAGAATTTAACTTCGATTATTTCAACCATGGAGATTATTTAAAAGCAGTTGAAGACAAACAAAAAACAGAAAACATTTCTAAAGTTCTGTATCCAAACGATACAACAGAGCAAGGAAAAATTTTACGTCTCAAGCAACAATACTTCATGGTGGCTTCTAGCCTACTAGACATCATTAACCGCTACAAACGTTTTAATACAGACTTTACTCGTTTTCCTGACGAAGTAGCGATTCAATTAAACGATACTCATCCTAGTATTGCAATTCCTGAACTCATGCGTATTCTCATGGACGATGAAAAACTAGAATGGGCAGCAGCTTGGGACATTACTACAAGAGTATTTGCTTATACCAATCACACCGTGTTACCAGAAGCATTGGAGACATGGAAAGTCAGTCTAATCGAGTTTCTCCTCCCAAGACATGCACAAATTGTTAACGAGATTAACTATCGTTTTTTAAATGAAGCACGCTCTTCAGGAAAATTAAACGAGCACGAAATCATGCAAGTATCTGTTTTCCATGAAGGACCTGATAAACTATTGCGTATGGCTAATCTCGCTGTAATTGGAAGTCATAGTGTAAACGGAGTTGCCGCTCTTCACTCGGATCTATTAACAACTCTTGTATTCCCTGCCTTCTACAAACTCTGGCCTGAAAAATTCAACAATAAGACAAATGGAATTACCCAGAGAAGATTTTTACTTAAGGCTAATCCACAATTATCCGCTTTAATCGCAAGTCGTATTGGAGATGACTTTGCTACTGATCTTAAGAAGTTACGCGGTTTAGAAGCATTTGCCGCTGATCCAGACTTTGAATCAGAATGGAGAAGAATCAAAAAAGAAAACAAAGAACGTCTATCTGCGATTATCCAACACGATACAGGAATTATAGTAGATGTGAATTCTATCTTTGATGTTCAGATCAAGCGTTTTCATGAATACAAGCGCCAACTTCTAAATATCCTCCACGTGATTGGTTTATATATCCGTATTCAGGAAAATCCTTACAAAGAAGTAGTTCCTAGAACTTTTATCTTTGCAGGAAAAGCAGCACCTGGATATTATATGGCTAAGTTAATCATTCGATTTATCAATGCAGTAGGAACTGTAGTAAACAATGATCCAAAAGTAAACGGAAGACTAAAAGTTGTATTCCTTCCAAACTACCGAGTATCTCTTGCAGAGAATATTTTTCCAGCGAGTGATTTGTCCGAGCAAATATCTACTGCTGGAACAGAGGCAAGTGGAACAGGTAATATGAAGTTTGCGCTCAATGGCGCTTTGACTGTTGGAACACTCGATGGGGCTAACGTAGAGATCATGGAAGAAGTAGGCGAAGAAAATATTTATATCTTCGGTCTCAAAACTCCAGAAGTGCAGGACTTAAAGGCACGGGGTTACCACCCATGGGACTTCATCAACAAAAGCGACGAATTACAAAGAATACTCACACTGATCAAAGAGAATTTCTTCTCTATGTCCAATGCGAATCTATTCCGTCCTATCTATGACAATTTAGTGAATCAAGATAATTATTTACTCATGGCTGATTTCGATTCATACTCAGCCTGTCAGCGGGTAATATCAAACGAATTCAAAGACCAGGCACTTTGGACAAAGAAATCAATTTTGAATGTAGCGAGAATTGGAAAGTTTTCTTCTGATCGCACCATCCAAGAATATGCAGATCAAATTTGGAATGTGAAACCAGTAGATGTGAAAAGCCCATCATTAAAATATCAAATACATAAAAAATAA
- a CDS encoding Ig-like domain-containing protein — MKMHIMKNQKQRIFLMLSFVLFFAIGECGWAGLNQLPQQDTKDNEKLLLALPFFSVNRGTTSSVAPTTTSSVAPTIISVLPAQNAIDVSISSSIIISFSKPMTPTSIDSTTITLLQGTTTVLSQINMLNSEVAVIVPSGNLSTYTSYTVTITTDVKCIEGIPLATHYAWNFTTGADSLPLSVVSVSPANTTLNVSPTAGILVTFQKAVDSATLISANITITANGSLFPMVLTITPVGTSAVLISSTTPLANFTLHTLQLTSGIKDTSGNALTGNPYTSVFTTSSESGVDGGSVTTISGPLSVASGTAEGTALNPFLARYNLPRFLAWANIAGTEKLFITNMSGNNLRILILSGATAGLTTSLAGLNSPRGVIINHANTELFITNTTGQNIKKVTLPSTLVAAALAGSGVAGYVNATGVAARFYNSEGIAIDSEGILFVTDQTNHVIRKITSAGVVTTLAGAYPTVISGSIDATGTSARFNAPRGIAIDASNNIYVTDSNNHTIRKITQSGIVTTIAGSALNPGYENSSGVAARFNTPQGIVFVPAQAPNIGGMLLITDTLNHAIRMLDPNTGMVTTYAGPLSATTGGVPLAGYVNSTRFASRFNYPVGITVNPSSGVVYITDTNNYAIKKITY; from the coding sequence ATGAAGATGCATATCATGAAAAATCAAAAGCAACGGATATTTTTAATGCTTTCTTTTGTATTATTCTTTGCCATTGGAGAATGTGGATGGGCTGGATTAAATCAACTCCCTCAGCAAGATACGAAGGATAATGAGAAACTACTATTAGCATTACCATTTTTTTCTGTCAACAGAGGGACTACTTCTAGTGTTGCACCTACTACTACTTCTAGTGTCGCGCCTACGATTATTTCGGTTTTGCCAGCACAAAATGCGATTGATGTTTCAATCAGTTCAAGTATTATTATCTCATTCAGTAAACCAATGACTCCTACAAGCATAGACTCCACTACTATAACATTGCTTCAAGGAACTACTACTGTTTTATCTCAAATAAATATGCTGAATAGTGAGGTAGCAGTGATAGTGCCATCTGGTAATCTTTCTACCTATACTTCTTATACAGTTACAATTACAACTGATGTAAAATGCATTGAAGGAATACCATTGGCTACACACTATGCATGGAATTTTACCACTGGAGCAGATAGTCTTCCATTGAGTGTTGTTTCTGTTAGCCCAGCTAACACAACTTTAAATGTATCTCCCACAGCGGGTATCCTCGTTACATTTCAAAAAGCAGTAGATTCAGCTACTTTAATTTCGGCAAATATTACCATCACGGCGAATGGAAGTCTTTTTCCAATGGTATTAACGATTACTCCAGTTGGGACTTCTGCTGTATTAATTTCATCTACTACTCCTTTGGCAAATTTTACCCTTCATACATTGCAACTAACGTCTGGAATTAAGGATACATCTGGTAATGCACTGACTGGTAATCCTTATACTTCTGTCTTTACTACTTCTTCCGAGTCCGGAGTTGATGGGGGATCGGTAACTACAATATCAGGTCCGCTTTCAGTTGCTTCTGGAACGGCAGAAGGAACTGCTCTAAATCCATTTCTTGCAAGGTATAATCTGCCAAGATTTTTAGCATGGGCAAATATTGCTGGGACTGAAAAACTTTTTATCACGAACATGTCTGGCAACAATTTAAGAATTCTCATTCTCTCAGGGGCTACTGCTGGTTTAACGACAAGCCTTGCGGGATTAAATAGTCCAAGAGGTGTAATTATAAATCATGCGAATACAGAACTTTTTATAACAAATACAACTGGTCAAAATATTAAAAAGGTAACATTGCCTTCTACTCTTGTCGCAGCAGCCCTAGCAGGTTCAGGAGTAGCTGGTTATGTAAACGCTACTGGTGTTGCTGCTCGATTCTATAATTCAGAAGGAATTGCCATTGATTCTGAGGGAATTTTATTTGTAACTGATCAAACAAATCATGTAATTCGTAAGATTACATCGGCTGGCGTAGTAACAACACTTGCAGGAGCTTACCCTACTGTTATATCAGGATCTATAGATGCAACAGGAACTTCTGCAAGATTTAATGCACCGAGAGGAATTGCTATTGATGCATCTAACAACATATATGTTACAGATAGCAACAATCACACAATCAGAAAAATTACTCAATCTGGAATAGTAACTACTATTGCTGGTAGCGCACTCAATCCAGGATATGAAAATAGTAGCGGTGTTGCAGCTAGATTTAATACTCCACAGGGAATCGTCTTTGTTCCAGCCCAAGCTCCAAACATTGGAGGGATGCTTTTAATTACGGATACTCTCAATCATGCGATACGTATGCTTGATCCGAATACGGGAATGGTAACTACTTATGCTGGTCCATTATCTGCAACAACAGGTGGAGTTCCCTTAGCAGGATATGTGAATTCAACTCGTTTTGCTTCCAGGTTTAATTACCCAGTCGGAATTACCGTTAACCCCTCATCTGGTGTTGTTTACATTACAGATACGAATAATTATGCAATCAAGAAAATAACATATTAA